The Meles meles chromosome X unlocalized genomic scaffold, mMelMel3.1 paternal haplotype SUPER_X_unloc_1, whole genome shotgun sequence genome includes a region encoding these proteins:
- the LOC123935972 gene encoding olfactory receptor-like protein DTMT, producing MTRKNQTVISEFVLLGLPIDPDQQDLFYALFLAMYVTTVLGNLLIIILICLDSHLHMPMYLFLSNLSFSDLCFSSVTMPKLLQNMQSQVSFIPYAGCLTQMYFFLFFGDLESFLLVAMAYDRYVAICFPLHYTTIMSPKLCLSLVVLSWVLTMFHAMLHTLLMARLWFCADNKVPHFFCDMSALLKLACSDTRVNELVIFIMGGLILVIPFLLIIMSYARIVSSILKVPSARGIHKAFSTCGSHLSVVSLFYGTVIGLYLCPSANNSTVKETVMAMMYTVVTPMLNPFIYSLRNRDMKGALGRVLFKKKITLPV from the coding sequence ATGACAAGAAAGAATCAAACTGTCATCTCAGAATTTGTCCTCCTGGGCCTGCCCATTGATCCAGATCAGCAAGACCTGTTCTATGCCCTGTTCCTGGCCATGTATGTTACCACTGTCCTGGGGAATCTtctcatcatcatcctcatttgCCTGGACTCCCACCTCCACATGCCCATGTATTTGTTTCTCAGcaatttgtccttctctgacctctgcttctcGTCTGTCACAATGCCCAAATTGCTGCAGAACATGCAGAGCCAAGTCTCCTTCATCCCCTATGCTGGCTGCCTGACCCAGATgtacttcttcctgttttttgGAGACCTGGAGAGCTTCCTCCTGGTggccatggcctatgaccgctatgtggccatctgcttCCCTCTGCACTATACCACCATCATGAGCCCCAAGCTCTGTCTCTCCCTGGTGGTGCTTTCCTGGGTGCTGACCATGTTCCATGCTATGTTACACACTCTGCTCATGGCCAGATTGTGGTTTTGTGCAGACAACAAAGTCCCCCACTTTTTCTGTGATATGTCTGCTCTGTTGAAGCTGGCCTGCTCTGACACTCGAGTTAATGAGTTGGTGATATTTATCATGGGAGGGCTCATTCTTGTCATCCCATTCCTGCTCATCATCATGTCTTATGCACGGATTGTGTCCTCCATCCTCAAGGTCCCTTCTGCTAGGGGTATTCACaaagccttctccacctgtgGCTCCCACCTCTCTGTGGTGTCTCTCTTCTATGGGACAGTTATTGGTCTCTACTTGTGCCCATCAGCTAATAATTCTACTGTTAAGGAGACTGTCATGGCCATGATGTACACTGTGGTCACCCCCATGCTGAACCCCTTCATCTACAGCCTAAGGAACAGAGACATGAAGGGGGCCCTGGGAAGAGTTCTTTTCAAGAAGAAAATTACCTTGCCTGTATAA